Genomic window (Daucus carota subsp. sativus chromosome 5, DH1 v3.0, whole genome shotgun sequence):
AAGACAAGAAGGAGCTTACCGACTTGTAACGTTGGATGGAGAACAAATCCTTGGAAGCTGGAATGCACTACACTTAAAGACTTATCACATGTGATGATGTTGCTTTTTATCTATCCCGTTATTTGAAGTTCCAGAAAATAAGTCGCCACAGGGGGGATACAATGGCTACAGTTCATAAGTCTGCCGACATGTGCGAAGCGCCCTGCTATGACAATGAATACTTGGACACGACAGCTTTTAGTCAATCACCCCGGATGGAATTCAGACACCAGGAATCCGAAACGCCTTACATTTGAACTAGTATCACATGTAATGCGACTTATCTTTCCTTTGTTTTCTTAGTAGAAGTAGAGTAATAAGTCGATTAGGAGATTTATTTGTGCTTTGACTTATGCCACCTGGATTATGTTTCATGATGATTGCTATATTTAGTTGATTTCGAATAACAACATGTTTTCCTTCGCATGATTTGATGACTTGCTTTAATTTACTCTATATAGATCATGTATGCCCATGAGTGATTTGCATGCAAACCATAGATGTTagacataataatttttactccCTATGACATGATATTGTGTGAATAAGATTTGTAATATGCCACTTAAAATAGGAGGGTTGATCACCCATCCTATTACAATTATTTGACTACGTTAACGACACTATTGCCGACACCACAAACAATTAATGATGCACTAGGATATTATCCAACCACAATTACGATTACGAGTTGAGTTTCAAGAGGGAAAGGCCTTTTAGCCAGCCTACGAATGCATGCATCAACgtttgaaaataaacaaatttgtcGAATACAACAACGATTGAAAACTATGCGTTTGTCGAATACGTATATGACGTGCATCAACAtttgaaaattatcaaatttgtcGACTACTtatttaacaatttataatTTACTTCGAACTTAGATATTGTATACTACAAATCAACATCCGACATATCGATGACCAACATATGTTACACGTTGTAGACAACAAACTTACTGGGGCTTCCCATGAACTAACAATCAAGATGTGCGATATCATTCATTCGACAAAAGCTTAATATATTAACGAATGTAACGACAATTAACAACGCCAAAATCACGTAATGAAATATATCTATGACGAACACAAAATTATTGAGAAAACAGACGACATGGAGGAACAACTGCGAAACACTTTGAGAGGACGACACCCCCATGACGCGAATGCGTTGTAATTAACTAAATTCAAAATTACTCGAAGTAACACAGGAAGAACACGTTCATAAGGACATGATAGCGATAATGATCCTCGCCCGAAAGCTTGACAAGATCAACAGAACAATTTCAATCCTCACCACAAGGGTGAAACAAAGCGAGAAAAGATTCAACAAAAACTGACAAGTCAAGACAAAAGTCTGTGACTACGACGACATGGGGCTTCATGAGTAAATACTAAAGGACAAGAGCTGCTAGTCTAAGATTGGTCATCTCATATGGCTCGTCTTATCCAGATTGACGATCCTCATAATCATCTTTCGGAGCAACTCACAAAGGCCGTACATATGATTCAACCAAGTCCATCAAAAACAACAATCTGGCTGCACAACAGCTATGTTCTTTCTCGGGCTCTTTGAATGAGTGGAGGTTCTGTTTAAAAGCTTGACGAGCAGCCAAAGTGGTCTAAGGAGCCTGCAGGACAGAATAAGAGTGGCTGGTGGCGTATGACATGGAACGACTATATGACCTGGGAATTATCAGAGATGAAATCATCAAGAgagattttattgattaaattgatTAAATGAATCAATAAAATCTGGGGCTATTGTTATAACAGGAATTTGCAGGTGTCAAGACGTGACATGAAGGCATGTTGGCAGGCCATGACGGGATGTAGGCACATGACGGCACAGAAGCAGTTTGAATCACAGAAGAATTGGTCAAGCGGGTAAATAGCAAGGATAAGTATTGAAAGAGTCAATGTAACAGATAAAAGGGAGGTGCGCACGTGGAGTAGAAATAGGGGTGGTTAGTTAGCATGTGATCTATATAAACAGGGCTAGAGATATGAGATAGGCAATCAATTTCTACTGTAAACACAATCATTCAATCACTTGTACGCAACTTCCTAATTATAGTGGAACACATTTTTGGCAGGGTTTCAACCCTCCCGCGGTTTTTTCCTCTTCgggggttttccgcgtcaccaatCTTTGTCTATTTACTTTATTGTTCTTAGCTTAATTCTTTAGCATTTAACCCCGCAAAATCCAGCTCGAACAGTGCCCATTGcccatatgtaaatataaaaaattaggtgACACTTAGCTCCAAAACAATATCGAATAAAATCACACAAATAAAACATTTCACTCACAAAATCAACGAGATGcttaaatttgaataatatcACAATCAGAAAAGAACAATTTCACGAATATCTTTGAGATGGGTGCGGTGGTGACTTTTTCCAGGTTAAACAcgttaagaaaataaattattaaaaattccaATTCAAGAGGTAAAATTGAAGAGTAATTTGTCGTCTAGTCAACAAATTAACATTGACCGGTCAACGCATCCACGTGCCAATCCAGCGTCACCAGATCATTCACACTCAGCAGCCAAATGCAAATAATCATTCAAACATGTAATAAAATCAATCTGTTGAAATTTGAGGTCAGAATCTAACTACTTCATCAAAGAAAAACACCCTCAAAGCTCAAAGCTCAAAGATCACCTTTTTATAATCtccttgaaataaaaatatcgAGATTTTTTACCAGGATCATTATATTCTAACGACTTTTCGGGATCATAATGGAGCATTTCAGATCTCAGTCATGCAGAGATGGCAGAGATATGCAGATTGAAAGCTACAACAACAGTGCAGGAGGAAGACAAGTAGTTCCAACTAGTATGCAAGATCTGAGGAGTTACAGTACTAATCATGCATCAAATCCAGCAGCTAACTATAAAGAAGTGCAGATCAAGAAAAGCAAGAACAGTCTCGGGTCAACCGCGAAAACCTGGAGTTTTAATGATCCAGAGCTGCAGAGAAAGAAAAGGGTTGCAGGATACAAGGTTTATACTGTGGAAGGTAAAGTCAAAGGGTCTTTCAGGAAGAGCTTTAGGTGGATCAAGGACATTGTTTATGGATGGAGGTGATTTTTTGGGTTTAATTCAGGATTA
Coding sequences:
- the LOC108221121 gene encoding uncharacterized protein LOC108221121, whose protein sequence is MEHFRSQSCRDGRDMQIESYNNSAGGRQVVPTSMQDLRSYSTNHASNPAANYKEVQIKKSKNSLGSTAKTWSFNDPELQRKKRVAGYKVYTVEGKVKGSFRKSFRWIKDIVYGWR